A part of candidate division KSB1 bacterium genomic DNA contains:
- a CDS encoding protein-glutamate O-methyltransferase CheR — translation MPGVSEKLPVTEVKTDDLIPLNDKEFELIRDLVYSRFGINLTEQKRSLIAGRLNRTLRQNGIDSFRAYYDYVISDQTGQALSKMVDKISTNHTFFYREKEHFDYLRDTVLPELTRQAQKSGKKVVRIWCAASSSGEEPYTLAMLLCEYFKSDLAAWDVGILATDISFDILESAKKGIYDDRNVSQLPKELRNRYLKKLPENKWEVNNKIKELVLFRRLNLMRQEFPFRGKFQVIFSRNVMIYFDEPTRESLVKRYHRYMEPGGYLFIGHAETLGRNNNLYRFLKPAVYRKEPINE, via the coding sequence ATGCCTGGAGTTTCTGAAAAACTTCCTGTCACTGAAGTTAAGACAGACGATCTGATTCCCTTAAACGACAAAGAGTTTGAACTGATCAGGGACCTGGTTTACAGCAGGTTTGGCATAAACCTGACAGAACAAAAACGCTCTTTGATTGCCGGAAGATTAAATAGGACACTTCGGCAAAACGGTATCGATAGTTTCCGAGCGTATTATGATTACGTCATTTCGGATCAGACCGGGCAGGCTTTGAGCAAAATGGTTGATAAAATTTCGACCAATCACACATTTTTCTATCGCGAGAAAGAACATTTTGATTACCTGCGTGACACCGTTCTCCCTGAGCTCACGCGACAGGCTCAAAAGAGCGGCAAAAAAGTTGTGCGTATCTGGTGCGCTGCGAGTTCTTCCGGAGAGGAGCCCTATACTTTAGCCATGCTGCTTTGTGAATATTTTAAAAGTGATTTGGCTGCATGGGATGTCGGGATACTGGCCACGGATATTTCTTTCGATATCTTGGAGAGCGCTAAGAAAGGGATCTACGACGACCGCAATGTTTCACAACTTCCAAAAGAATTGAGAAATAGATATCTTAAAAAGCTTCCGGAAAATAAGTGGGAGGTCAATAATAAAATTAAAGAGTTGGTGCTTTTCAGACGACTTAATCTTATGCGCCAAGAGTTCCCGTTTCGAGGAAAATTTCAGGTCATATTTTCGCGGAATGTGATGATATATTTTGATGAACCCACCCGCGAATCTTTGGTCAAACGATACCATCGTTATATGGAGCCGGGTGGATATCTGTTCATTGGTCATGCTGAAACTTTGGGCCGAAATAACAATCTCTACCGTTTTTTGAAGCCGGCGGTTTATCGTAAGGAACCAATAAATGAGTAA
- a CDS encoding chemotaxis protein CheD → MNVIYVGVGEYATSVTPGEIVKTLALGSCVAVVMLNAKNKSVGLVHIALPESSINKKRAKEKPGMFVDTGIPDLLEEMKKLGYDGSSGLIIKLAGGASIMDPNETFKIGKRNVLAIRKTLWRFRLGTIAEDVGGNISRSVAIDMNTGKVIISSPGRGEWEL, encoded by the coding sequence GTGAATGTGATTTATGTAGGTGTTGGAGAATATGCAACTTCTGTGACGCCCGGAGAAATTGTAAAAACTTTGGCTTTGGGGTCGTGCGTTGCAGTTGTCATGTTAAATGCGAAAAACAAGTCAGTTGGTTTGGTGCACATCGCATTGCCCGAATCTTCTATCAACAAAAAAAGAGCCAAGGAAAAACCTGGCATGTTTGTCGATACCGGCATTCCTGATTTGCTGGAAGAAATGAAGAAATTAGGTTATGACGGAAGCAGCGGATTGATTATAAAACTTGCAGGAGGTGCAAGTATCATGGACCCGAATGAAACCTTTAAAATTGGTAAGCGTAATGTTCTGGCTATTCGAAAAACTCTTTGGCGCTTTCGTTTGGGTACGATTGCCGAAGATGTTGGCGGAAATATCAGCCGGAGCGTTGCAATTGATATGAACACAGGAAAAGTCATTATCTCTTCACCAGGAAGAGGGGAGTGGGAATTATGA
- a CDS encoding chemotaxis response regulator protein-glutamate methylesterase yields the protein MSKKIRVLVVDDSAMVRSILSKGLELDPDIEVVGSAADPYFARDKILELRPDVLTLDVEMPKMDGVEFLRRLMPQYPVPTVMVSSLTERGKEITMQALAAGAVDFVTKPSTDIARGLNGMLDDLRSKVKIASGANVSSWKNKQYKLSRTLSSIHSSLAESTDKVIAIGASTGGTEAIRMILTQLPSDVPGGVIVQHMPAGFTSMFAKSLNEQCAVAVKEAEPGDRVMRGRFLIAPGDFHMTVKRSGGIYVVECNKNGKVCGHRPSVEVLFQSVAKYVGNNAVGVVLTGMGNDGADGLVSMRERGARTIAQDESTSVVFGMPKVAFERGGTDKLVPIHKVASEVMSMLLEKNQ from the coding sequence ATGAGTAAGAAGATTCGAGTATTGGTGGTCGATGATTCCGCAATGGTTCGGAGCATCCTTTCGAAAGGTTTGGAACTGGATCCAGATATCGAGGTGGTAGGCAGCGCAGCAGATCCCTACTTTGCCAGGGATAAGATTTTAGAATTGCGGCCGGACGTCCTGACCCTCGATGTTGAAATGCCGAAAATGGATGGCGTCGAATTCCTGCGCCGCCTAATGCCGCAATATCCTGTACCCACTGTAATGGTCAGCTCTCTTACCGAGCGCGGCAAAGAGATAACCATGCAAGCTTTGGCAGCCGGGGCAGTTGATTTCGTCACCAAACCAAGCACGGATATCGCCCGCGGTCTAAACGGCATGTTAGATGATTTACGCTCGAAGGTTAAAATTGCTTCCGGGGCAAATGTCAGTTCATGGAAGAATAAGCAATATAAGCTTTCTAGGACTCTTTCATCAATACACAGCTCGCTGGCTGAATCAACGGATAAAGTGATTGCCATCGGGGCGTCCACCGGGGGGACCGAAGCCATTCGAATGATATTAACACAGCTTCCCTCAGATGTTCCTGGAGGAGTCATTGTCCAGCACATGCCGGCAGGGTTTACCAGCATGTTCGCCAAAAGCTTGAATGAACAGTGTGCGGTCGCCGTTAAAGAGGCAGAGCCCGGAGACCGGGTGATGCGGGGAAGGTTTTTAATTGCGCCAGGAGATTTTCATATGACCGTAAAACGGTCGGGAGGTATTTACGTGGTTGAATGCAATAAGAACGGGAAAGTGTGCGGCCATCGTCCTTCTGTTGAAGTTCTTTTTCAGTCCGTTGCGAAATATGTTGGGAATAATGCAGTGGGGGTTGTTTTGACCGGAATGGGAAATGATGGGGCTGACGGTTTGGTTTCTATGCGAGAAAGAGGTGCCCGCACAATAGCCCAGGACGAGTCTACAAGCGTGGTTTTCGGAATGCCAAAAGTAGCATTTGAACGAGGAGGAACAGATAAATTAGTTCCCATACATAAGGTTGCGAGTGAAGTTATGAGTATGCTTTTGGAGAAAAACCAGTGA
- a CDS encoding HAMP domain-containing protein: MFLKKLKIKFRMLLFFITAIVMAMTAIILITSNLTNKAVTTELKSSLQVMINTVTNAVSAGLEFDDKDEVASSVNAYTRQELFSYISVSDKEGNEVFHYRKAGLKPLEMRDIKSKAEIPNEMFNQSPVESNGERIGTVTLGISLEERNQILSSTRWVTLMLSVGITAIFVVMTLFIANKISKPIQEITAIAERLGQGDLNQEISIRGEDEIGQLAASFRKMIEALKCKAEAARQIAKGAVDVDVKKSSEADVLGQAMIEIKDALRAKAQVANQISEGNLEAEIKVASEQDVLGNAMVSMLTNLKEGREEAGSAMAKVETNLKEAQTVVEEVNRVATLLEKGKLTERARVDNAEGSYKKLVDGFNNAIENILKPVNEAVSCLSEMARGNLTVSVNGDYQGEHALMKESMNATLAALNKILARVTVTADRFFRSAQQVSDSGQNLSQGATKQASSLQEITSSMSQIGSQTKLNAENASQASQLSGAARNNAEDGNKQMKKMLKSMDEIKSSSDKIYKIIKTIDEIAFQTNLLALNAAVEAARAGVHGKGFAVVAEEVRNLAQRSAKAAQETTELIEDSVMKVEGGTRLANVTAQALEQIVDGVAKVTDLVGEIATASNEQAAGIQQVNSGLNQIEQVTQGNAAAAEETAAAAQELSSQAVELKSMMSKFNLRNQGPINNESNFSNDSVTYVDETAVSESEESWGGKADQNDSADFIALDDDEFGKF, translated from the coding sequence ATGTTTTTGAAGAAACTGAAGATAAAATTTAGAATGCTGCTGTTTTTCATAACCGCAATTGTAATGGCCATGACCGCTATCATTTTAATTACATCAAATCTGACAAATAAAGCGGTTACCACTGAATTGAAATCATCCCTTCAAGTAATGATTAATACCGTTACAAATGCAGTCAGTGCGGGTCTGGAATTTGATGATAAGGATGAGGTGGCGTCGTCGGTAAATGCCTATACCCGTCAGGAGCTGTTTTCCTACATCAGTGTGTCGGACAAAGAGGGTAATGAAGTGTTCCACTACCGCAAGGCGGGACTAAAGCCTCTTGAAATGAGAGATATTAAAAGCAAGGCTGAAATTCCGAATGAGATGTTCAATCAATCACCGGTTGAGTCCAATGGAGAGCGAATTGGTACTGTAACCCTCGGAATATCGCTTGAGGAAAGAAACCAAATATTGAGTTCTACTCGCTGGGTGACTTTGATGCTCTCGGTTGGAATCACGGCAATTTTTGTGGTCATGACCCTATTTATCGCAAACAAGATTTCCAAACCCATTCAGGAAATTACTGCCATAGCTGAAAGGTTGGGGCAGGGCGACCTCAACCAGGAAATATCGATTCGAGGTGAGGATGAGATTGGCCAGCTGGCGGCTTCTTTTCGCAAGATGATAGAAGCCTTAAAATGTAAAGCAGAAGCCGCCCGGCAGATTGCAAAAGGGGCTGTAGATGTAGATGTTAAAAAATCGTCTGAAGCGGATGTGCTCGGTCAGGCGATGATAGAGATCAAAGATGCTTTGCGAGCCAAAGCACAGGTAGCAAATCAAATTTCCGAAGGAAACCTTGAAGCGGAGATAAAAGTAGCATCTGAGCAAGATGTTCTTGGCAATGCCATGGTTTCTATGTTGACAAACTTGAAAGAAGGCCGCGAGGAAGCGGGATCTGCCATGGCGAAAGTAGAAACGAATTTGAAGGAAGCCCAGACTGTAGTAGAAGAAGTAAATCGGGTTGCAACACTTCTGGAGAAAGGTAAATTGACTGAGCGTGCACGGGTTGACAATGCCGAGGGTTCTTATAAGAAATTGGTTGATGGTTTTAACAATGCCATTGAAAATATTCTCAAGCCGGTGAACGAAGCGGTTAGCTGTCTTTCGGAGATGGCTCGTGGCAACCTGACTGTGTCTGTAAACGGTGACTACCAAGGCGAACACGCGCTTATGAAGGAGTCTATGAATGCGACTTTAGCTGCTTTAAACAAAATTCTCGCCAGAGTGACGGTCACGGCCGATCGTTTTTTTAGAAGTGCGCAACAGGTTTCGGATTCCGGTCAGAATCTGTCTCAAGGTGCAACCAAACAAGCGAGCTCATTACAAGAGATTACTTCTTCTATGAGTCAGATTGGATCCCAGACGAAATTGAACGCTGAAAATGCCTCACAAGCAAGCCAGCTTTCAGGCGCGGCGCGAAATAATGCCGAGGACGGCAACAAGCAAATGAAGAAAATGCTCAAGTCCATGGACGAAATCAAATCATCCTCAGATAAGATTTACAAAATTATCAAAACGATTGATGAAATTGCTTTTCAGACGAATTTGCTTGCCTTGAATGCAGCAGTGGAAGCGGCACGAGCCGGAGTCCACGGTAAAGGTTTTGCCGTTGTTGCAGAGGAGGTGCGTAATTTAGCCCAGCGCAGTGCCAAAGCAGCACAGGAGACAACCGAGCTGATCGAAGATTCGGTCATGAAAGTTGAAGGCGGTACCAGGCTCGCTAATGTAACGGCCCAAGCTCTGGAGCAAATCGTTGACGGCGTCGCTAAAGTCACGGATTTAGTCGGTGAAATTGCCACCGCCTCTAATGAACAAGCTGCGGGTATCCAGCAAGTAAACTCCGGGCTGAATCAAATAGAACAGGTGACCCAGGGGAATGCGGCTGCTGCCGAAGAGACCGCTGCAGCGGCCCAGGAACTTTCCAGCCAGGCGGTTGAGCTAAAAAGTATGATGAGTAAATTTAATCTTCGCAACCAGGGGCCGATAAATAATGAATCTAATTTTTCAAATGATTCAGTGACATATGTCGATGAAACGGCTGTTTCGGAAAGTGAGGAAAGCTGGGGCGGGAAAGCTGATCAAAACGATTCCGCAGACTTCATTGCTTTGGATGATGATGAGTTTGGCAAGTTTTGA
- a CDS encoding response regulator, whose product MKKIIIVDDSATARMIIKRCLEIAGFLDVQVIEANDGQKALSLAKENQADLLITDLNMPNMDGRTLLKRVKASPRLNHMPVLVISSLSNEAVEKELVELGALAVVSKPISPTSVSEALQNINEENNEENQWG is encoded by the coding sequence ATTAAAAAAATAATCATTGTTGACGATTCTGCAACTGCACGGATGATCATCAAACGTTGTTTAGAAATCGCCGGATTCCTTGATGTCCAAGTGATAGAAGCGAATGACGGCCAGAAAGCGCTAAGCCTGGCTAAGGAAAACCAGGCTGATCTGCTAATTACAGACTTAAACATGCCGAACATGGATGGACGCACTTTATTAAAACGTGTGAAAGCAAGTCCGCGTTTAAATCACATGCCGGTCCTGGTCATTTCCAGCCTCAGTAATGAGGCCGTTGAAAAAGAGCTTGTTGAATTGGGCGCTTTGGCTGTTGTTAGTAAGCCGATATCGCCAACAAGCGTTTCGGAAGCGCTACAAAATATAAATGAAGAAAATAACGAAGAAAACCAGTGGGGTTAA
- a CDS encoding chemotaxis protein CheX: MKKITKKTSGVNHMIETMDNIQTKLASAISKTMESMTFEDVEIVTDETVDPYLGDHKLWAVLPVIEPYSGELVLVVPLACAKILAAEAFGEIDAERSLEELQDLVGEILNTLAGRFLDELTPSGETFQLGVPTKGQGKLPQFDDEITSILWGMGEYYLKTLVVGKELQRANDIKKRGSL; encoded by the coding sequence ATGAAGAAAATAACGAAGAAAACCAGTGGGGTTAATCACATGATCGAAACGATGGATAATATTCAAACTAAACTGGCATCGGCTATTTCCAAGACCATGGAAAGTATGACCTTCGAAGATGTGGAAATCGTAACTGACGAGACCGTTGATCCATATCTTGGGGACCATAAGCTCTGGGCCGTTTTACCGGTTATCGAACCTTATTCAGGGGAATTGGTTCTCGTAGTTCCACTGGCGTGTGCTAAAATTCTTGCGGCAGAAGCCTTCGGAGAAATTGATGCCGAGCGCTCTCTTGAAGAATTGCAAGATCTTGTTGGGGAAATCCTCAATACGCTGGCAGGCAGGTTCCTGGATGAATTGACGCCTTCCGGGGAAACATTTCAGCTTGGCGTGCCCACGAAAGGTCAGGGAAAGTTGCCGCAATTCGATGATGAGATAACTTCTATCTTATGGGGTATGGGAGAGTATTATTTAAAGACACTTGTGGTTGGCAAGGAATTGCAAAGAGCTAACGATATTAAAAAACGAGGAAGTTTATAA
- a CDS encoding HDOD domain-containing protein, whose translation MSMIEQITQRIKEQPLPSLVAFEILKTIEDEDHSMKAVVRLVENDASLTSEVLKMANSAAYYRGQPVTTVSRAVLLMGEMMVVGVAICVSTSIVYQKPLDGYDSPEGELWDHSLRSAIACRELAKFTKGKVNPGLAFTAGLLHDIGKSVISEFLVGSTEEMTDLCTGKEAADYIEAERRAVGTDHCEVGYSLAQRWGLPEMLCMAIRDHHHPAKTENEYKALVYTVHLGDIVSMLGGGGTGSDSLAYTVDNEYEKYLNIQQDQLSEILLKVGEDFAELKETLRL comes from the coding sequence ATGAGTATGATAGAACAAATTACTCAGCGAATTAAAGAACAACCGTTGCCTTCATTGGTTGCCTTTGAAATATTAAAAACGATTGAAGATGAAGATCACTCGATGAAGGCTGTGGTACGATTGGTTGAAAACGATGCCTCTTTGACCTCGGAAGTGCTCAAGATGGCCAACTCCGCGGCTTACTACCGCGGCCAACCGGTGACCACCGTGAGCAGGGCTGTCTTACTCATGGGAGAAATGATGGTCGTTGGCGTTGCGATATGCGTATCCACTTCAATTGTTTATCAGAAACCCCTGGATGGCTATGATAGTCCGGAAGGTGAACTTTGGGACCATTCGCTGCGAAGCGCGATTGCATGTCGGGAACTGGCTAAGTTTACAAAGGGAAAAGTGAATCCCGGCCTGGCTTTTACCGCAGGTTTGCTGCACGATATCGGTAAGTCGGTTATTTCTGAGTTTTTAGTCGGCAGCACGGAAGAGATGACTGATTTATGTACTGGCAAGGAAGCAGCGGACTATATCGAAGCCGAAAGAAGAGCCGTGGGAACCGATCACTGTGAAGTTGGCTACTCGCTGGCGCAAAGGTGGGGGTTGCCCGAGATGCTCTGTATGGCTATTCGCGATCACCACCATCCGGCCAAGACCGAAAATGAGTATAAAGCTCTGGTTTATACGGTTCATCTCGGGGATATTGTTTCCATGCTCGGCGGCGGGGGCACCGGATCCGACAGTCTGGCTTATACAGTAGATAACGAATATGAAAAATATCTCAATATCCAGCAAGATCAGTTAAGCGAAATTTTATTAAAAGTTGGGGAAGATTTTGCTGAACTAAAAGAGACTTTAAGGTTATAA